One window of the Halobacteriovorax sp. JY17 genome contains the following:
- a CDS encoding cbb3-type cytochrome c oxidase subunit I, with amino-acid sequence MAFYEQHIHDAPKTFLSKYIFSYDHKVIGKQFLWYGILFLGIGGMMALMIRWTLAFPGQPFPVIGNFLFPSTGGVVPPDTYAMLFTMHGTIMIFYAITPILIGAFGNYLIPLMIGARDMAFPLLNLLSFHVAVLSGVLLLAGLFTPLGAAAGGWTSYPTLSTLIGSPGVGQTLWTLAIFVLGISSTMGAINYITTIITLRAPGMGYFDMPLSVWGLGLTAILNAIFLPVLGAGCLLLVFDRVFGTAFFLAGAAATSGTGDPILFQHVFWIFGHPEVYILILPAWGIVSDLLSFFARKPAFGAKATALSMTTITILSTVVYGHHMYTTQMSPLLTQSFMTLTMTISIPSAIFFANWLGTIWKGSIRFHSPMLFSLGVVFVFGLGGLTGLYLATVTTDLYLHDTYFVVGHFHYTMAASVLLGGFAATYFWMPKMFGTMMNEFWAKVHFWITMIGLNGIFMGMMVVGYAGMHRRLYNPFVYEFMERMMPINTFITWSAIIMGLSQIIFVINFVHAVFFKKEKAGDNPWEVGTLEWTIPSPSPHYNFKEIPIVKCGPHEFGNPNLTGERDFQYQTEELA; translated from the coding sequence ATGGCTTTTTACGAACAACATATCCATGATGCTCCAAAAACTTTCTTGTCGAAGTATATTTTTTCTTACGACCATAAAGTGATTGGAAAACAATTTCTTTGGTATGGAATCCTATTCCTAGGAATCGGGGGAATGATGGCCCTTATGATTCGTTGGACACTAGCGTTTCCTGGACAACCGTTCCCAGTAATTGGAAATTTCTTATTTCCTTCTACAGGTGGAGTTGTTCCTCCTGATACGTATGCGATGCTTTTTACTATGCACGGTACGATCATGATTTTCTACGCAATTACGCCGATCTTAATTGGAGCATTTGGTAATTACCTTATACCTCTTATGATTGGGGCGAGAGATATGGCATTTCCTTTGTTGAACTTGCTCTCTTTTCACGTAGCAGTTCTCTCTGGCGTACTTTTACTTGCGGGGTTATTTACTCCTCTAGGTGCAGCCGCTGGGGGATGGACGTCATATCCAACCCTTTCAACATTAATTGGTTCTCCTGGGGTTGGACAAACTCTTTGGACTCTCGCGATTTTTGTTCTAGGGATTTCATCTACAATGGGTGCCATTAACTACATTACAACTATCATTACGCTTAGAGCTCCAGGTATGGGATATTTCGATATGCCACTATCTGTTTGGGGACTTGGACTGACTGCAATTTTAAATGCAATCTTTCTTCCTGTTCTAGGTGCAGGTTGTTTACTTCTAGTATTTGATAGAGTTTTTGGAACTGCGTTCTTCCTTGCAGGGGCTGCGGCAACTTCAGGAACAGGGGACCCAATTTTATTCCAACACGTATTTTGGATCTTCGGTCACCCGGAAGTTTATATCCTAATTCTTCCAGCGTGGGGAATTGTGTCTGACCTTCTATCATTTTTTGCTAGAAAGCCGGCGTTTGGAGCAAAAGCAACAGCATTATCGATGACGACAATTACAATTCTTTCAACTGTAGTTTACGGTCACCATATGTACACAACTCAGATGTCTCCACTGTTAACTCAGTCGTTTATGACACTGACGATGACCATTTCAATTCCATCAGCAATCTTTTTTGCGAACTGGCTTGGAACAATTTGGAAAGGTTCGATCCGTTTCCATTCTCCGATGCTTTTCTCTCTAGGGGTTGTATTCGTATTTGGTCTTGGTGGTTTAACTGGTTTATACCTTGCAACAGTTACAACTGACCTTTACCTTCACGATACTTACTTCGTTGTTGGTCACTTTCATTACACAATGGCTGCTTCTGTTTTACTTGGTGGTTTTGCTGCTACTTATTTCTGGATGCCAAAAATGTTTGGAACGATGATGAACGAGTTTTGGGCAAAGGTTCATTTTTGGATCACAATGATTGGTCTTAACGGTATCTTCATGGGAATGATGGTTGTTGGTTATGCGGGAATGCATAGAAGACTATACAATCCATTCGTCTATGAATTTATGGAAAGAATGATGCCAATTAATACTTTTATTACTTGGTCTGCAATCATTATGGGACTTTCACAGATTATTTTTGTGATTAATTTTGTACATGCAGTATTTTTCAAGAAAGAAAAAGCTGGTGACAACCCATGGGAAGTTGGAACACTTGAATGGACTATTCCATCTCCATCTCCTCACTATAACTTTAAGGAAATCCCTATTGTTAAGTGTGGACCACACGAGTTTGGAAATCCTAATTTAACTGGTGAAAGAGACTTTCAATACCAAACAGAAGAGCTTGCATAA
- a CDS encoding cytochrome c oxidase subunit 3, producing the protein MSTVLSSSTLNKERVGRQITSSIAMTVILVTFSMLFASLLLGFTVFRITSEVWPPMGFERVDLFLPTISTIVIALSSFTFWKYERLFLIENSEKKLWLGFTTLLGLSFMVTQMLLWRDLHTKGIYVQDGIFPSIIFSFTWTHAAHVVVAWLLLFYLVPTLKEDVSVESLENRVFNIGKFWHFLGVVWLIMYITIFLF; encoded by the coding sequence ATGAGTACAGTACTTAGTAGCTCCACATTGAATAAAGAAAGAGTTGGAAGACAAATTACGTCTTCCATCGCTATGACTGTTATCCTGGTCACTTTTTCGATGTTGTTTGCTTCATTACTTTTGGGGTTCACTGTCTTTAGAATAACTTCTGAAGTATGGCCACCAATGGGGTTTGAGAGAGTTGATCTCTTTCTCCCTACAATCAGTACGATTGTAATTGCACTAAGTAGTTTTACTTTTTGGAAATATGAAAGACTTTTTTTAATTGAGAATTCTGAAAAGAAGTTGTGGCTTGGTTTTACAACACTTTTAGGACTCTCATTTATGGTCACTCAAATGTTACTTTGGAGAGACCTGCACACAAAAGGAATTTATGTTCAAGATGGGATTTTTCCATCGATCATTTTTTCTTTTACATGGACTCATGCCGCACACGTTGTAGTTGCATGGCTTCTACTATTTTATTTGGTACCGACGCTTAAAGAAGATGTCAGTGTTGAAAGTCTTGAGAATAGAGTTTTTAACATTGGAAAATTTTGGCACTTCTTAGGTGTTGTTTGGTTAATTATGTATATAACGATTTTTTTATTTTAG
- a CDS encoding cytochrome c, translated as MKNMAKLISTLLILGAFTSCSESHFREDKIFAGGKYVTAKTLNKGKQTYTEYCMPCHGVNGDGKGVASKGMKVPPRDFTKGIFKFGHVLSGELPHDEDLFELLKKGLDGTAMLPWDLKPDQANAVVQYIKTFAPKVWEGKDKELGKHVELISDPYGLAHQSAAIAKGKAIYHGEANCQSCHRAYIGVEALGKITEENPREVDMTVFQQKPQETEWGFQNIPPDFTWDTVRSARTVDDLAHRIAAGIGGTSMPAWKDTITDDQIWAVSYYVKSLMDMKDTQLRKDLMNAIKAENQKFGK; from the coding sequence ATGAAGAATATGGCTAAGCTAATTTCAACTCTTCTTATCCTTGGTGCTTTTACTTCTTGTAGTGAGAGTCACTTTCGCGAAGATAAAATCTTTGCTGGTGGTAAGTATGTAACTGCTAAGACTTTGAACAAAGGAAAACAAACTTATACTGAGTATTGTATGCCTTGTCATGGTGTGAACGGAGATGGGAAAGGTGTGGCATCCAAAGGGATGAAAGTACCTCCGAGAGACTTTACTAAAGGTATATTTAAATTTGGTCATGTGCTTTCCGGAGAGTTGCCACATGATGAGGATCTATTTGAACTTTTAAAGAAAGGTTTAGATGGTACAGCGATGCTTCCGTGGGATTTAAAGCCAGATCAAGCAAATGCAGTTGTCCAATACATTAAAACTTTTGCACCTAAGGTTTGGGAAGGTAAGGATAAAGAGCTTGGAAAGCATGTTGAGTTAATAAGTGATCCATATGGACTTGCGCACCAGTCTGCGGCCATAGCAAAAGGTAAGGCTATTTATCACGGTGAAGCTAATTGCCAGTCTTGTCACAGAGCTTATATTGGAGTTGAGGCCCTAGGTAAAATTACAGAAGAAAACCCAAGAGAAGTTGATATGACGGTTTTTCAACAAAAGCCACAAGAGACAGAATGGGGATTTCAAAATATTCCACCAGACTTTACTTGGGATACTGTTAGAAGTGCAAGAACTGTTGACGACCTTGCTCACAGAATTGCCGCAGGAATTGGCGGAACATCGATGCCAGCATGGAAAGATACAATTACTGATGATCAAATTTGGGCTGTTTCATATTATGTAAAAAGCTTGATGGATATGAAAGAT